In Paraflavitalea devenefica, a single window of DNA contains:
- a CDS encoding multiheme c-type cytochrome, which translates to MKQYKHSAGIIVIIILVIVTLSQCLSVPEQKTVAAADMRGAGYIGSAACANCHQDIHDSYLATAHRHTSASPSPATIKGSFEPGKNSFHYRPNVKVVMEQRSNGLFQVAYMDEVEKQAIPFGVVMGSGRKAQTYLYWYDDNVFQLPISYSVWARNWVNSPSYPADKVRFDRLINIGCFECHGSYIERKGTQEEGNRLVDYFDKTKVIYGMDCERCHGPAAAHVDFHTTHPQEKQAQHIAIYKKLSRQQQADLCAQCHSGGHTSRNSIFYFKPGDSLAQYFSSPIITGGNVSQLDVHGNQYQLLSGSECFIKSNVLTCTSCHNTHVSERENMAVFSQRCMSCHSSIAHSFDKQLPANAITSNCIDCHMPALPSRAITMKKEDKAEADPNLVRTHLIKVYPEATLQFIRDNK; encoded by the coding sequence ATGAAGCAGTATAAACATAGCGCTGGCATAATCGTTATTATCATCCTGGTGATCGTTACTCTTTCCCAATGCCTGAGTGTACCTGAGCAGAAAACCGTAGCAGCGGCTGATATGCGGGGCGCAGGCTATATTGGTTCAGCGGCCTGCGCAAACTGCCATCAGGATATTCATGACAGCTATCTTGCTACTGCCCACCGTCATACTTCCGCCAGCCCTTCCCCTGCTACTATTAAAGGAAGTTTTGAGCCGGGGAAAAATAGCTTTCACTACCGGCCTAATGTAAAAGTGGTAATGGAACAAAGAAGCAATGGCCTGTTCCAGGTAGCCTATATGGATGAGGTGGAGAAGCAGGCCATTCCTTTTGGGGTGGTGATGGGATCTGGCAGGAAAGCGCAAACGTATTTGTACTGGTATGATGATAATGTTTTCCAGTTGCCCATTTCTTATTCCGTATGGGCACGCAATTGGGTAAACAGCCCCAGTTATCCGGCAGACAAAGTACGGTTTGACCGGCTCATTAATATTGGCTGCTTTGAATGCCATGGCTCTTATATTGAACGCAAAGGCACACAGGAGGAAGGTAACCGCCTGGTAGATTATTTTGATAAAACAAAGGTGATTTATGGCATGGACTGTGAACGCTGTCATGGCCCGGCAGCAGCACATGTCGATTTTCATACCACCCACCCGCAGGAAAAGCAGGCGCAGCATATAGCGATCTATAAGAAGTTGTCGAGGCAGCAACAGGCAGATCTTTGTGCCCAATGCCATTCGGGTGGCCATACTAGCCGGAATTCCATTTTTTATTTTAAGCCCGGTGATTCACTGGCCCAATATTTCTCCTCTCCCATCATTACCGGCGGCAATGTGAGCCAACTGGATGTGCACGGTAATCAGTACCAGTTGCTCAGCGGCAGTGAATGTTTTATCAAAAGCAATGTACTTACGTGTACTTCCTGTCATAATACGCATGTATCCGAAAGGGAGAACATGGCTGTATTTTCGCAGCGTTGCATGAGCTGTCATAGCAGTATTGCGCACAGTTTTGACAAGCAGCTACCTGCCAACGCTATTACCAGTAATTGTATTGATTGCCACATGCCGGCACTGCCTTCGCGGGCTATTACGATGAAGAAGGAAGACAAGGCTGAGGCTGATCCTAATTTGGTAAGGACGCACTTGATTAAGGTTTATCCTGAGGCGACTCTGCAGTTTATTCGAGATAATAAGTAA
- a CDS encoding sialidase family protein, which produces MNVRNIGCLLLLAASVSAAAQQTTNIKAVLVSSAVIMKQPPVAACHASSLVELSGNRLMAAFFGGPYESSPQVTIWLTTFQKGAWSAPQQIADGIINDTLRYACWNPVLFRTREGRLFLFYKVGKSPRDWWGMMKYSDNEGKDWSAAEKLPEGFLGPIKNKPIQLKDGSLLHPSSTESADEKQWHIHLEKSDSKGQNWKHISINCDTFGVIQPSILTYKNNRLQLLCRSRQNHIVQTWSSDNGNTWSPLGKLALPNPNSGSDAVTLRNGLQVLVYNPLQKGKEWWNGRNKLVVAVSIDGIHWKDIYTLEDATSGEYSYPAIIQTKDGGVHISYTMDRKNIKHVVLRML; this is translated from the coding sequence ATGAATGTAAGGAATATAGGGTGCCTGTTATTGCTGGCTGCGTCTGTTTCAGCAGCAGCCCAACAAACAACAAATATCAAAGCTGTATTGGTATCTTCTGCTGTGATCATGAAGCAACCTCCTGTTGCTGCCTGTCATGCATCCTCGCTGGTGGAACTGTCCGGCAACCGGTTAATGGCTGCCTTCTTTGGCGGCCCATATGAGTCCAGTCCGCAGGTAACTATCTGGCTGACTACCTTTCAAAAAGGCGCCTGGTCAGCGCCACAGCAAATAGCCGATGGCATTATCAATGATACCCTGCGTTATGCCTGCTGGAATCCCGTACTATTCCGTACCAGGGAAGGCCGTCTCTTCCTGTTCTATAAAGTAGGTAAGTCGCCCCGCGACTGGTGGGGTATGATGAAATATTCCGACAATGAAGGAAAGGATTGGTCTGCAGCAGAAAAATTACCCGAGGGTTTCTTAGGCCCTATCAAAAATAAACCCATCCAGTTAAAAGATGGTTCGCTCCTGCATCCTTCCAGTACCGAAAGCGCCGACGAAAAACAATGGCATATTCACCTCGAAAAGTCGGACAGTAAAGGACAGAACTGGAAGCATATCTCCATCAACTGCGATACCTTTGGCGTGATACAACCCAGTATCCTCACCTATAAAAACAACCGGTTACAGCTCCTGTGCAGAAGCCGGCAGAACCATATTGTGCAAACCTGGTCGTCAGATAATGGCAATACCTGGAGCCCGCTTGGCAAGCTCGCGTTGCCCAATCCCAATTCAGGTTCCGATGCGGTGACCTTGCGTAATGGCCTGCAAGTATTGGTATACAATCCGCTGCAGAAAGGTAAGGAGTGGTGGAATGGCAGGAACAAACTGGTAGTAGCCGTTTCTATCGATGGTATACATTGGAAAGATATATACACACTGGAAGACGCGACCTCCGGTGAATACAGTTACCCGGCCATCATCCAAACCAAAGACGGAGGGGTGCATATTTCCTACACCATGGACCGGAAGAACATCAAGCATGTGGTGTTAAGGATGTTGTAA
- a CDS encoding SusC/RagA family TonB-linked outer membrane protein, with the protein MIKLIAGAGIVSCLCFTPATLSAFATDLPFHKKATVAITISGVVKDAKGDPLPGISVQVKDSQRGTSTDAKGAFTIEVPDAESILVISGTGFAPQEIKVGNQTSVSVTLQLRSASLDEVVVVGYGKQKKGEVTSAVASVKSEDFTKGFARDAGQLIQGKVAGVAVVTASGDPNATTQISLRGSSTIMSSTQPLVLIDGIPGALNTVAPEDIESIDVLKDGSAAAIYGTRGTNGVVLITTRKKGSRAATIAYEGQANIQTIARKMDFLDAAGYRRGIQEGVFPANYDKGTSTDWLDLISRNPVSHSHNITVQGGNAQTNYVASLNVRRWQGFFLRSENEQLTGRADINHSMFDGKLKINLNVIGRNRKYFDAPNYAYIYRQAIIRNPTDSVYNYLGNWKEDPGGYNYDNPLRPIEEVSGESVVNEMRYNANIIFTPIRNLNLKLLLSSVKRTQLFGYAENNSHKASERRTGYASRSDDYLRDNLMEFTTDYTRQFNLHRITLLGGYSYQDVTAEGFGASNSNFPTDLYTYNRLQSGDALLLANNTVTITSFKNNHKLIGFFGRLNYVFDDKYMLMASMRYEGSSKFGANHKWGYFPAVSAGWRISKESFMANVDFINDLKFRAGFGVTGTAPTDPYLSLISMNYSNNRFLYNGQWIQPIEPVRNPNPDLRWEKKTEYNVGFDFAIWNNRISGSVDFYQRHTKDMLYSFPVPVPPNLNGTTIANAGEMKNRGVEILLNVDVIRTKDFDFRSNITWAYNKNTLVSISSDPRFKLANDYFDAGHTGEPIQVITHRAQVGQPLGNFFGYKTIDVDQNGKWIIEDKDGKPKPIGQATIDDRKILGNGVPKHTAGLNLTFRYKRADLAVNMRGQFGYQILNFQRMYYENPTVKEYNMLESALDKVYGKARLTSPLAFVSHYVEDGDHWKVDNVTLGYNFSTNGNKYIRSLRVYASALNLAVLTGYKGIDPEVNRLGPDAGNDSRDKYPTMRTFTLGVNMNF; encoded by the coding sequence ATGATCAAGCTCATTGCGGGCGCAGGCATCGTATCCTGCCTATGCTTTACGCCTGCTACGCTAAGCGCTTTTGCTACGGACCTCCCCTTTCACAAAAAAGCCACAGTAGCTATTACTATTTCGGGCGTTGTTAAAGACGCCAAAGGAGACCCGTTGCCGGGTATTTCGGTGCAGGTAAAGGATTCGCAACGCGGTACCTCTACAGACGCCAAGGGGGCTTTTACGATTGAGGTGCCCGATGCAGAAAGCATCCTGGTGATCTCCGGTACCGGATTTGCTCCGCAGGAAATTAAAGTGGGTAATCAAACCTCCGTCAGCGTAACACTGCAATTACGCTCTGCCAGCCTCGATGAGGTGGTGGTAGTAGGTTATGGCAAACAAAAGAAAGGTGAGGTAACGAGTGCTGTTGCCAGCGTGAAGTCGGAAGATTTTACCAAGGGGTTTGCACGTGATGCAGGCCAGTTGATCCAGGGTAAGGTAGCAGGTGTAGCTGTGGTGACAGCGAGCGGCGACCCCAATGCAACTACACAGATCTCTTTACGGGGAAGCAGTACGATCATGTCTTCTACCCAGCCACTGGTGCTGATTGACGGTATTCCGGGTGCGCTCAATACGGTAGCGCCTGAAGATATCGAATCTATAGATGTATTGAAAGATGGATCTGCTGCTGCTATTTATGGTACCCGCGGCACCAATGGTGTGGTATTGATCACTACCCGTAAAAAGGGCAGTCGTGCTGCTACTATTGCTTATGAAGGCCAGGCGAATATCCAGACGATTGCCCGTAAGATGGATTTTCTCGATGCCGCCGGTTACCGCCGGGGTATCCAGGAAGGTGTATTTCCTGCCAATTACGATAAAGGCACTTCCACTGACTGGCTGGACCTGATTAGCCGCAACCCCGTGAGTCATTCACACAATATAACCGTGCAGGGCGGCAATGCGCAAACCAATTATGTGGCATCCCTGAACGTACGGAGATGGCAGGGTTTTTTCTTAAGATCGGAGAATGAACAATTGACCGGCCGTGCAGATATCAATCACTCTATGTTTGATGGCAAGTTAAAGATCAACCTGAATGTGATCGGCCGTAACCGAAAGTATTTCGATGCGCCCAATTACGCTTATATCTATCGCCAGGCAATTATCCGTAACCCAACTGACAGCGTTTATAACTACCTCGGTAATTGGAAAGAGGATCCCGGCGGCTACAATTATGACAACCCGCTGCGGCCTATTGAAGAGGTGAGCGGGGAATCGGTCGTTAATGAAATGCGTTATAATGCCAACATAATCTTCACGCCTATCCGCAACCTGAACCTGAAGTTGCTGCTGTCTTCTGTGAAGCGAACTCAACTCTTTGGCTATGCCGAGAATAATAGCCACAAGGCTTCTGAAAGGAGAACCGGTTATGCTTCGAGGAGCGACGATTATCTGCGCGATAATCTGATGGAATTTACCACCGATTACACCCGCCAGTTCAACTTGCACAGGATCACCTTGCTGGGCGGCTACAGCTACCAGGATGTGACTGCTGAAGGCTTTGGGGCCAGCAATTCCAATTTCCCCACTGACCTGTATACTTACAACAGGTTGCAATCGGGCGATGCCTTGCTATTGGCAAATAATACGGTAACCATCACCAGCTTTAAAAATAACCATAAGCTGATCGGTTTCTTTGGCCGTTTAAATTATGTGTTTGATGATAAGTACATGTTAATGGCGAGCATGCGTTATGAAGGTTCGTCCAAATTCGGGGCTAATCATAAATGGGGTTATTTCCCGGCTGTTTCAGCAGGCTGGCGGATCAGCAAGGAATCCTTTATGGCCAATGTTGACTTTATCAACGACCTGAAGTTCAGGGCCGGCTTTGGTGTAACAGGTACGGCTCCCACAGATCCCTACCTGTCACTGATCAGCATGAACTATAGCAACAACCGTTTCCTGTATAACGGCCAGTGGATACAGCCTATAGAACCTGTGCGTAATCCCAATCCAGATCTGCGCTGGGAAAAGAAAACCGAGTATAATGTGGGATTTGACTTTGCGATCTGGAATAACCGTATCAGCGGTAGTGTAGATTTCTACCAACGCCATACGAAGGATATGTTGTATAGCTTCCCGGTACCAGTGCCTCCTAATTTGAACGGTACTACTATTGCCAATGCGGGTGAAATGAAGAACCGTGGCGTGGAAATTTTGCTGAATGTTGATGTGATCAGGACAAAGGATTTCGATTTCCGCAGCAATATTACCTGGGCTTATAATAAGAACACCCTGGTATCTATTTCCTCAGATCCCCGCTTCAAACTGGCCAACGATTATTTTGATGCAGGCCATACCGGCGAACCCATCCAGGTAATCACCCACCGTGCACAGGTAGGTCAGCCCCTCGGCAATTTCTTTGGTTATAAAACGATTGATGTTGATCAGAATGGCAAGTGGATCATTGAAGACAAGGATGGTAAACCCAAACCAATCGGTCAAGCCACAATTGACGACCGTAAAATACTGGGCAATGGCGTTCCCAAACACACCGCCGGCCTGAACCTGACATTCCGCTATAAGCGGGCCGACCTGGCGGTTAATATGCGCGGACAGTTTGGCTACCAGATCCTGAATTTCCAACGCATGTATTATGAGAACCCTACTGTAAAGGAGTATAATATGCTGGAAAGTGCACTTGATAAGGTGTATGGCAAAGCAAGGCTGACTTCTCCCTTAGCTTTTGTATCACACTATGTAGAAGATGGCGATCACTGGAAGGTTGACAACGTAACACTGGGTTATAATTTCAGCACCAATGGCAATAAGTATATCAGGAGCCTGCGGGTATATGCTTCTGCCCTGAACCTTGCTGTGCTCACCGGTTATAAGGGTATTGATCCTGAAGTAAACCGCCTGGGACCTGATGCCGGTAATGATTCAAGAGACAAGTATCCCACGATGCGCACTTTTACACTGGGCGTAAATATGAATTTCTAA
- a CDS encoding RagB/SusD family nutrient uptake outer membrane protein: MKKQQILSTIYLSLGITIMLGSCTRLDEEVYDQVLETSFKPTEKDIPAIMGTAYTPLRTVMVGWQGNFDLQEEPADIIVTPERPNGWVDGGTYQRMHRHEWTPTEWQPRNSWNENYKGVNNTNRILSQIEDGSIPVTTGKEALVAELRAARAFYYSMLLDNHGNVPLVVDFKDASLPKQSTRKQVYDFVEKELLETIPLLSEKADNSTYGRMNKWAARATLANVYLNAEVYTGTQQWEKCIEQCNEILTKGPYVLETNFKTNFLTNNNTSKELIFAVPFDEIFATQNSIHMKTLATAHGPALQMLSQPWGGNCAVPQFIDTYDPDDTRLKDTWLQGPQYNTSNGQLVLTYTKAVAGLESNGFFDGYRIGKYEIKVGARNGLSVDYPVFRLAGVKMMKAEALLRNGKADEAAVIVTEVRTRAFASTNPAKATVTGAQLQMGSSYQYGWQNRDGSIADLQGGADIPYGRMLDELGWEFAAEGQRRTQLIRFGVYSRKIWFNHRPKLDGKTRILFPIPQVEIDKNPNLKQNDDYK, encoded by the coding sequence ATGAAAAAGCAACAAATTCTGTCCACAATATATCTGTCGCTGGGTATCACGATTATGCTGGGATCCTGCACCAGGCTGGATGAAGAGGTATATGACCAGGTTTTGGAAACATCTTTTAAACCTACAGAAAAAGATATACCGGCCATTATGGGTACGGCTTATACGCCCCTGCGCACGGTCATGGTGGGATGGCAGGGAAATTTTGACCTGCAGGAAGAACCGGCCGATATTATTGTCACCCCGGAGCGCCCAAATGGCTGGGTTGACGGCGGTACTTACCAACGTATGCACCGGCATGAATGGACGCCTACAGAATGGCAGCCCCGTAATTCCTGGAATGAAAATTACAAGGGCGTTAATAACACCAACAGGATCCTTTCCCAGATCGAAGATGGTTCCATCCCCGTTACCACCGGAAAGGAAGCCCTTGTTGCAGAGTTGAGAGCAGCCCGGGCATTTTATTACTCAATGCTGCTGGATAACCATGGCAATGTACCGCTGGTAGTTGACTTTAAAGATGCATCACTGCCCAAGCAAAGCACCCGCAAGCAGGTGTATGATTTTGTGGAAAAGGAACTGCTGGAGACTATTCCCCTGCTGAGCGAAAAGGCTGACAATTCAACTTATGGCCGGATGAATAAATGGGCTGCGCGGGCTACCCTAGCCAATGTGTACCTGAATGCCGAAGTGTATACCGGTACACAACAGTGGGAAAAATGCATTGAACAATGCAATGAGATCCTGACCAAGGGCCCCTATGTGCTGGAAACTAACTTTAAAACCAATTTCCTTACCAATAACAACACTTCCAAAGAACTGATATTTGCCGTGCCTTTCGATGAGATCTTTGCCACGCAAAACTCTATTCACATGAAAACGCTGGCTACCGCACATGGTCCTGCCCTGCAAATGCTGTCGCAGCCATGGGGTGGTAATTGTGCTGTGCCACAATTTATTGATACGTACGACCCGGATGATACCCGCCTAAAAGACACCTGGCTGCAAGGGCCGCAATATAATACCAGCAATGGCCAGTTGGTACTTACCTATACGAAAGCGGTGGCCGGTCTTGAGAGTAATGGATTTTTTGATGGCTACCGCATCGGCAAGTATGAGATCAAGGTCGGCGCCCGTAACGGCTTAAGTGTGGATTATCCAGTATTCAGGCTGGCCGGAGTTAAGATGATGAAGGCTGAAGCATTGCTTCGTAACGGTAAGGCTGATGAAGCTGCGGTGATTGTAACCGAAGTACGGACGCGTGCATTTGCATCTACCAATCCGGCTAAAGCTACTGTAACCGGCGCCCAACTGCAAATGGGCAGTTCCTATCAGTATGGATGGCAGAATAGAGATGGTTCTATTGCTGACCTGCAGGGTGGTGCCGATATTCCTTATGGCCGGATGCTGGATGAACTGGGCTGGGAATTTGCTGCTGAAGGACAACGCCGCACACAACTGATCCGCTTTGGTGTATATAGCCGCAAGATATGGTTTAACCACCGGCCCAAACTGGATGGCAAGACCCGTATATTGTTCCCTATTCCCCAGGTGGAAATTGATAAGAACCCCAACCTGAAACAGAATGATGATTATAAGTAA
- a CDS encoding group III truncated hemoglobin — protein MKDIETREDIERLVNEFYKKVIPDRLIGHFFTRVVHFSWEEHIPIMISFWESVLLGGQAYKGNPMVKHIELDALYPLDPLHFDRWLYLWQETVRQLFAGDKANEAVNRAHSIAQIIKTKIAAHKGKQS, from the coding sequence ATGAAAGACATTGAAACCCGGGAAGATATTGAACGATTGGTCAATGAATTCTATAAGAAAGTAATACCGGATCGCCTCATCGGGCATTTCTTTACACGCGTGGTCCACTTCTCCTGGGAGGAACATATACCCATCATGATCTCCTTCTGGGAATCGGTACTACTGGGTGGACAGGCTTATAAAGGCAATCCCATGGTAAAGCATATTGAACTGGATGCTTTATATCCTCTCGATCCATTGCATTTCGACAGGTGGCTATACCTTTGGCAGGAAACAGTAAGACAACTTTTTGCCGGCGACAAAGCCAATGAAGCAGTTAACCGCGCCCATTCCATCGCCCAGATCATAAAGACTAAAATTGCCGCACATAAAGGCAAACAATCATAG
- a CDS encoding alpha-L-rhamnosidase-related protein → MRSSVLLLPLCLLLWTAVHAQQPPVNPALLKGHWPASWITCPGAPLRSYGVYHFRKTFTLAQQPAQFVVHVTADNRYRLFVNGTPVCNGPARGDLYNWYFETIDIAPYLKAGVNSIAALVWNMGEEAAVAQISNQTAFLLQGNTDNEKLANTDGAWKVMENKAYHPCSLNNGARLRSYMVIGPGDSVQAALYPWQWEQTGYNDQQWLSARKLTSPVPVGYGTDNLWTLAPRNIPLMEETLQRITAVRRSNDIQVPDAFLQGRQALTIPANTTVSILLDQTFNTVAYPELTASRGKGAVIKLTYAEALFNKNGKGNRNDIEGKQIAGNYDVFGPDGGSKRLFRPLWLRTYRYLQLDITTKEEPLIIDDLYGMYTGYPFVQKAAFTSNDASLQDIWNVGWRTARLCAGETYYDCPYYEQLQYEGDTRIQALISLYVTGDDRLMRKALLDFYYSRVPEGLTQGRYPSNRLQVIPPFSLYWVSMIYDYFIHHRDERFVQQFLTAAEGVLNWYEQHIDTTRHMLGPMKWWNFTDWNHAFPNGVPDGATDGNSAVITLQYVYTLQQAATLFSYFNKQPQAARYRKIAADLSKGTYQACFDAGKSVMANTPARNTFSQHASILGVLTGTVPAPQRQAVMQKVLYDTSLSQATFYYRFYLTLALKKAEMGYLYYSQLTPWRDMLRNGLTTFAENPDPTRSDCHAWSASPNYDFLATICGITPASPGFRKVQIKPHLGELQKAAGRMPHPDGEIQVTLERIGTQGIHAEIILPAALTGSFTWNGKSIPLKGGRQTIKL, encoded by the coding sequence ATGAGGTCATCCGTTCTGCTGCTGCCATTATGTCTGTTGTTATGGACTGCTGTCCATGCCCAACAGCCTCCTGTTAATCCTGCTTTATTAAAAGGCCACTGGCCCGCCAGTTGGATCACCTGTCCAGGTGCGCCTTTGCGCAGCTATGGCGTCTACCATTTCAGAAAAACATTTACGCTGGCGCAACAACCCGCACAGTTCGTTGTGCACGTAACGGCCGACAACCGGTACCGCCTCTTTGTAAATGGTACGCCTGTATGCAATGGCCCGGCACGGGGCGATCTGTACAACTGGTATTTTGAAACCATTGATATAGCGCCTTACCTGAAAGCTGGCGTCAACAGCATTGCCGCCCTGGTATGGAATATGGGAGAGGAGGCAGCCGTGGCGCAGATATCTAACCAGACAGCCTTTCTTTTACAAGGGAATACTGATAATGAAAAGCTGGCGAATACAGACGGCGCCTGGAAAGTAATGGAGAACAAAGCCTACCATCCCTGCTCCCTCAACAATGGCGCCCGCCTGCGTTCCTATATGGTGATAGGGCCCGGCGACAGTGTACAGGCTGCCTTATATCCCTGGCAATGGGAGCAGACAGGATACAACGATCAGCAATGGCTGTCCGCCCGGAAACTGACTTCGCCGGTACCGGTAGGTTATGGTACTGACAACCTATGGACACTGGCGCCCCGGAACATTCCCCTGATGGAAGAAACATTGCAGCGTATCACTGCTGTTCGCCGGAGCAATGACATCCAGGTGCCAGACGCTTTTTTGCAGGGCAGGCAGGCATTGACCATCCCCGCCAATACAACGGTGAGCATCTTGTTGGATCAAACCTTTAATACGGTCGCTTATCCTGAACTAACAGCCAGCCGGGGCAAGGGAGCTGTTATTAAACTCACCTATGCAGAAGCATTGTTTAATAAGAACGGGAAAGGAAACCGCAATGACATTGAAGGCAAGCAGATAGCCGGCAACTATGATGTGTTTGGACCAGATGGTGGCAGTAAAAGACTGTTCCGGCCGTTGTGGCTGCGCACTTATCGTTATCTCCAACTGGACATTACCACAAAAGAAGAACCGCTGATCATTGATGATCTGTATGGTATGTATACAGGCTATCCTTTTGTTCAAAAAGCCGCCTTTACCAGTAATGATGCTTCCCTGCAGGACATTTGGAACGTTGGCTGGCGCACAGCACGCCTCTGTGCCGGTGAAACCTACTATGACTGTCCTTACTACGAACAGTTACAATACGAAGGCGATACCCGTATCCAAGCACTCATATCACTGTATGTTACAGGCGACGACCGGCTCATGCGCAAAGCCCTGCTTGATTTTTACTATTCCCGCGTACCGGAAGGATTAACACAGGGCAGGTATCCCAGTAACCGCCTGCAGGTAATACCACCTTTTTCCCTCTATTGGGTATCCATGATCTACGATTACTTCATTCATCACCGGGATGAAAGATTTGTACAACAATTCCTCACAGCAGCAGAAGGGGTATTGAACTGGTATGAACAGCACATTGATACTACCCGCCACATGCTGGGGCCTATGAAGTGGTGGAACTTTACCGATTGGAACCATGCCTTTCCCAATGGGGTGCCCGATGGTGCTACCGACGGCAATTCTGCTGTAATAACCTTGCAATATGTGTACACGCTGCAACAGGCAGCAACACTCTTTAGCTACTTTAACAAACAACCGCAGGCCGCCCGTTACAGGAAGATAGCGGCCGACCTAAGCAAAGGAACTTACCAGGCATGTTTCGATGCCGGTAAAAGTGTAATGGCCAATACACCTGCCCGCAACACGTTTAGCCAGCATGCCAGTATCCTGGGGGTGCTTACCGGTACTGTTCCTGCACCGCAGCGGCAGGCCGTCATGCAGAAAGTGCTGTATGATACTTCCCTCAGCCAGGCTACCTTTTATTATCGTTTTTACCTTACCCTTGCCCTAAAGAAAGCGGAGATGGGATATTTATACTATTCGCAGCTTACTCCCTGGCGCGATATGCTAAGGAATGGCCTCACCACTTTCGCAGAAAATCCCGATCCCACGCGTTCAGATTGCCATGCCTGGAGCGCCAGTCCCAATTATGATTTCCTTGCTACCATTTGTGGCATTACACCCGCCTCACCCGGCTTCAGAAAAGTGCAGATAAAACCACACCTTGGTGAACTGCAAAAGGCAGCCGGCAGGATGCCCCATCCGGACGGAGAGATACAGGTAACATTAGAAAGGATCGGTACACAAGGCATCCATGCCGAAATAATACTGCCTGCTGCCCTAACCGGTTCTTTTACCTGGAATGGCAAATCAATACCGCTCAAAGGTGGCAGGCAAACAATCAAATTATGA